TAAGAATATTAGGGTTGAGCTGTGGAAGATATTCTTTCAGACGATCGATGTCGGTTTGCATCTTCATTCCTATGCATTTTGAGGTAAATGAGTATCGCCTGAGTTGCTGATGGATTCACTCCACTGATCCTCTGCGCCTGCCCAATGGTGCGCGGACGAACTCGATTTAATTTTTCGGTCTCTTCTCGGGAAAGACCGCGGATAAAAGAATAATCGATATCTTCTGGAAGAGTCATCATTTCCATTTTTTTCGACATAGCGATTAATCCATTTTGCCTTGTAATATATCCTTCGTATTTGATTTCAATCTCTGCCGGTTCCGCCACGTCCATGGAGTCCACAGGTTGGATCCCAAATTCCAAAAGATTCGCAAATTTGATTTCGTCCCGACGTAAGAGATCAGCGAGAGACGTTTGCTTATAGATCGGCTTGGTTCCTAGTTGTGAAAGTTTATCTAAAGTGGTCGCCGTTGGACTAATTTTCGTGGTTTTTAGTGTGTTTACGAGCTCTTTTCTTTGATCGAGAATAGACTCCAGGCGGGTTTTCTCGGTGTCGTTGATTAAACGTAACTTCGTCGCAACATCAAATAACCTATTGATAGTATTATCTTCTCTTAAAACTAAACGGTGCTCAGCGCGCGAAGTGAACATGCGATAGGGCTCACGAGTGCCTTTCGTCACGAGGTCATCGACGAGAACACCCAGGTAAGCTTGATCCCGAGTTAAAATTAGAGGATCCTTTTGATCTATTTTTAAAGACGCATTGATACCGGCGAGCAAGCCCTGTCCACCGGCCTCCTCATAACCGCTCGTCCCGTTGATTTGTCCCGCAAGATAGAGATTTCTAATATTTCTCGTCTCTAAAGTAACCTCGAGTTGGGTCGGCTCTATGCAGTCGTACTCCACAGCATAACCCGGACGGATGATTTTAACATTTTCAAGCCCTGGAATCGTTTTTAAAAACTCGAGTTGTATTTCTTCGGGCAAACTTGTTGAAATTCCTTGTAAATAAATTAACTCGGTATTTAGTCCTTCCGGCTCAAGAAAGGTTTGATGCGTGAGTTTTTCCGCGAAACGAGTGATCTTATCCTCAATACTGGGGCAATATCTCGGTCCTAAGCCCTCTATTTGTCCAGTAAACATAGGAGAAACGTGCAAATTCCGACGAATAATCTCATGAGTTTTTTCGTTGGTATGTGTGAGGTAACACGCAATTTGCGGAAGGCTTAATTTTTTTTCGCTTCGAAAACTAAAGGGAATAAATTGATCATCGCCGTACTGAGGCTCTGTCTTAGACCAATCGATCGAACTTTTCGCAAGCCTGGGCGGTGTCCCGGTCTTTAGTCGAATGACTTTAAAGCCGTTTTCGGAAAGTTGATCCGAAATTCCGACCGTGGCCTTGTCGCCCACTCTTCCGCCTTCTATTCTTTGGGTCCCGATGTGCATCACTCCACGCATAAAGGTTCCGGTCGTGATGACGACAGTTTTAGAGAAAATCTCAGCTCCATCCTCCATCACCACACCATTGCACTGACCTTTGTCGAGAACTAGGGACTTTACTTCGCCTTGTAAGAGCCGGACATTCGCAGAGTTTTTAAAAACTAGAGCCATCTCTTGGCAGTAGAGATCCTTATCGCATTGAGCCCGCGAGCCACGAACCGCTGGACCGCGATTCGCATTTAATCTTTTGAACTGAATGCAAGTTTTGTCCGCGACCATCCCCATACTTCCACCCAAAACATCGATCTCCCGGACAATATGACCTTTGGCGAGTCCGCCGATGGAGGGGTTGCAACTCATGTAGGCAATGCGATCGAGACGGGTCGTGATCAAAAGAACTTTTTTGTTAAGGCGATGACCGGCCAATGCGGCTTCCACACCGGCATGACCTGCACCTACAACAATAATATCGAAGTTCTTTGTTTCCATTACTTTCCTAAGCAAAATTGGCTAAAGACTTTATCAAGAATCTGCTCGTCAAACTCTTTGCCAAGAAGAGTCAGGATCTCTTTTAAACTCATCTGAATATCCTGGGCAATTAAATCGTAACTGCCTTGCTTTTTTACCTGCGAGATGGCCAAATTCATGAATTCCAGGGCCTTCGAAAGGTGATCAAAGTGCCTAAATTGAGTAATCAAATGGTCACTTTGACTTAAATTGTTTGAACAGGTCTTTTGAATAGCCGCTATAAGCTCTTGAATTCCCTGATTATTTTTTACACTGATCCAGTGAATAGGCTGTCCGGCTGGATAGTCAACTCGTCCGAGCAGTTTTTCTTGAATACCCTTTTGTGTATCCACTGAATCCCCAGCCAAATCCATCTTGTTCACCACAAAAAATGTCTTATTCAAGCTACTCAATATTGATGAGTAGTCATTTTCCAAGTTTTGACTATCCAACATATACAAGATGAAGTCGGCATCCTTGATGGCCTGAAGTGATCTATCGATCCCCATTTTTTCGACAACGTCGGTTGTCTCGCGAAGTCCCGCGCTATCGATCAATCGAATTTGAATTCCGTCTAATATAATAGACGTTTCTAAAATATCCCGAGTGGTACCGGCAATGTCGGTAACAATGGCTTTGTGTTCGCCGATCAGATGATTATATAAACTGGACTTTCCGGCATTGGTGGGTCCAGCGATAAGAACGCGAACCCCATCTTTTAAAATTTTGCCGCTCTTATAAGATTCCACCAAGTCTTTGATGGCATCTCGCTGAGCTTCCATGGTCCCTGTCATTTCGTCCAGGGTATAGGGCTGAATGTCTTCAGTGGAAAAATCGATGGACGCTTCGAGCTGGGCCAAAATAAAAATCAGACCTTCTTCAATGGAAGCTAACTTGTCCGATAATTTTCCGCGGATTTGTTCGATGGCGATCGCACGAGATTTTTCGGTCTGACTTTGAATGATCGAAAGCACCCCTTCGGCCTGGACCAGATCGATCTTCCCATTATAAAAAGCTCGGAAAGAAAACTCTCCGCGTTCGGCCGGCCGGCAACCCGCGACGGCAAGTTCACTTAAAATTCGATGGGCCACACTAAACCCCCCATGGCAGGAGATTTCTATAGATTCATCGCCCGTAAAGGATTTGCCCTTGGCAAAATAGGTCACCAAGACCTCATCAATATTGAGGCCTTCGGCATCTTTTAAGTAACCATAATAAACACGATGAGATTCAGGGCTGGAAGGTACAAAAGAACAAAACTTCCTGGTGATCGAGAGCGATTTGTCACCGGACAATCTGACAACGGCGATGCCAGACTGCCCTTGAGGTGTTATTTGTGCACAAATCGTCTCATCGATTAAATCAATAAAGCGCAAGTTACTCCGCTGGGTCCTGTGTTTGTTTGGCGTTCACAGGAAAAATTTTAATTTTCTTATAATGACCATCGCCAATCGATTTACTCTTTACGCGATCATCTTTGGAAAGGAACTGATGGACCACGCGTCTTTCTTTAGGCGAAAGAGCTTTCACATAAACCGAACGGTTCTGCTCAAGGGCTTTGTCTTTGAGCTTTTCAATCATCGCTTCTAGAGACTGATTTTCTTTTTCGCGATATCCGTTGGCATCACAGGAGATGTTTACTGGATTTTCCGCAAATTGGTGCTGAACTGCGCGCTTTAAGAAAAGTTGAAACGCTTCTAAAAGCATTCCATCGCGCACGGTCAGCATTTCCTCGTCCACACCGTAAAAGTTAACCTTGATCATCTCGACGTCTTGGCTTTTGTCTTGTTCGAGATCAAAAGAAAGTTCAAAAGAACCTTTCTCAATTAAGCCATTAAGAACACCTTCGACCAAGTGTTTTGGTGTCTTATAATTTCCTGTTTTATCTCCGCCGCCGAAAAGTCTACCGAGCAGACCCATATACATCCTCCTAGGCTGTTGTTTGTCTTGTAAAAACGAATTGTTGAATAACCCCAAATAGTGAATTCACAAACATATAGAGAGTAAGACCACTGGGGACTGATAACATAAAAACCGAAAAAATAAGAGGCATAAACAGAAGAACCTTCTGTTGAGCCGGATCCATCGATGTCGTTGGAGTAATCTTCTGCTGAACGAAGAAGGTGATTCCCACTAGAATAGGTAGAACAAAAAACGGATCTTTAAGACTTAAATCGTGAATCCAGAAGGCGAAAGGCGCTTGATAGAGTTCGATACTTTTACCAAGAACTTGATAGAGCGCAAAAAAGATTGGGATTTGCATTAACATTGGTAAACAACCGCTCAATGGGTTGGCCTTTTCGGTGCGCATGATTTGCAGGGTCTCCTGATTCATTCGCGCCGGGTCGTTTTTGTATTTTTCTTTGATCGACTTAAGGAGAGGTTGAATCTTCTGCATGCGCTTCATCGCCTTGTACGAGTACAAATTGAGCGGCAGTAAAACAATACGAATTAAAATGGTTAAAAGAATGATGGCCACGCCCCAGTTTTGGATAAAGGCAAAAATAAACTTCATCGTCGATAGGAGTGGTTTGCCAATAAACCCAAAAAATCCAAAATCGATAATATCCGTCATCTCTGGATCTATGGATTTAAGGAGTTCCAAATCTTTGGGCCCAAAGAAAAACATAGTTTTTGTCACCAACTGATCCACGGGCTCTACGGTCTGGTAGGTGTATTCGAGAACAGCTGTTTGATCTTGGGTATTGACCTGCGCCGCCATTTTAGGAATCAAGTCCGATCGATTTACAAATGCCAAAGAAAAGTAATGTGAGCTGAGCGCTGCCACCGTCGCATTATCGTAGCTCACAGGAGTTGCCTCTTTAGGATTCAGCATTTGCCTTTGTTTACCATCGTGATTGAGGGCAAAAAATTCTTGATGCTCGTAAGAGGGTAAAATCCAACTTGTGCTCACTTCACGAACCGAGTCGCTCAATCGATGGCTCACCGAAAGAAGGCGACGATCTTTGGAAGTGAGTTGGGTTGTGATATTGGCGACATATTTTTTAGTGTCAAAAACCAAGGTTTTTGTGACGTGAACATTATCGACATCCGCTTCGCCGACGAACTCATTTTCCGCCTTTTGCGTGACTTCGAAAAGAACCGGGGCTCCATTAATTCTCGTCTCAGCGATCGGAAGGAACTCTTGCGTCGTATACTTGATGGGATTGCCCGAACGATCCTTAAGGTCGTTCAAAGCAAGTTCAGTTAAGCCCATACCGCGGTTGGTGACCGTCATAGAAACTTCCGAAGTTTTAAACGCAGCTAATTTTTGGTTTCGAGGATCCTTAACCGGCGCCACAAGAGAGGGCTCCAATTTGACTTGCGTTTCTCCGGCCGTCTGAGTGCTTTCATTGGCTGCTGGAGTTTCCGAGGCCTGAACTACCGAGGGCTCTGGCTGATTTTTTGGAGGATATTTTTTAGAAACGTAAAATTGCCAGCAAAAGAAAACAGTGAAGGACAATAGAATTGCTATAAACGTGTTTTTATCAAAAAACGGCTGATTTGGATTCTTCATGATGCGGTTTCCTTTAAGGGAAGAGGATCATAGCCCTGTCCTCCCAACGGATGACATTTACAAATTCTTTTGACGACAAAAAATGAAGCGATAAAAAAATTAAAATTCTTGTAAGCATCTAAAGCGTATTTAGAACAGGTCGGTTGAAACCGACACGACGGAAGTAAATAAGGACTGATTGCCAACCGGTAGAAAGCAATCAGAGCCATGGCGACCAAGTTTGGACCATTAAGAAGTCCGCTCTTTAACGCTTTCCCAAGTTTTTTTGAGTATGCGATCAAAATCTGCATGTTTTAAACTTTTATATCCATCTTCAGCATCCCTAAACTCACGAAAAACCAGGCTTATATCAACATTTAGGGTTAAATCCTGCCGTCTAAAAAATTCTTTGCTCCAACGTCTGAGTCGATTCCGCGTTACCGCAGGACCAATTCGTGCAGGCAACGTACAACCAATT
Above is a window of Bdellovibrionales bacterium DNA encoding:
- the mnmG gene encoding tRNA uridine-5-carboxymethylaminomethyl(34) synthesis enzyme MnmG gives rise to the protein METKNFDIIVVGAGHAGVEAALAGHRLNKKVLLITTRLDRIAYMSCNPSIGGLAKGHIVREIDVLGGSMGMVADKTCIQFKRLNANRGPAVRGSRAQCDKDLYCQEMALVFKNSANVRLLQGEVKSLVLDKGQCNGVVMEDGAEIFSKTVVITTGTFMRGVMHIGTQRIEGGRVGDKATVGISDQLSENGFKVIRLKTGTPPRLAKSSIDWSKTEPQYGDDQFIPFSFRSEKKLSLPQIACYLTHTNEKTHEIIRRNLHVSPMFTGQIEGLGPRYCPSIEDKITRFAEKLTHQTFLEPEGLNTELIYLQGISTSLPEEIQLEFLKTIPGLENVKIIRPGYAVEYDCIEPTQLEVTLETRNIRNLYLAGQINGTSGYEEAGGQGLLAGINASLKIDQKDPLILTRDQAYLGVLVDDLVTKGTREPYRMFTSRAEHRLVLREDNTINRLFDVATKLRLINDTEKTRLESILDQRKELVNTLKTTKISPTATTLDKLSQLGTKPIYKQTSLADLLRRDEIKFANLLEFGIQPVDSMDVAEPAEIEIKYEGYITRQNGLIAMSKKMEMMTLPEDIDYSFIRGLSREETEKLNRVRPRTIGQAQRISGVNPSATQAILIYLKMHRNEDANRHRSSERISSTAQP
- the mnmE gene encoding tRNA uridine-5-carboxymethylaminomethyl(34) synthesis GTPase MnmE is translated as MRFIDLIDETICAQITPQGQSGIAVVRLSGDKSLSITRKFCSFVPSSPESHRVYYGYLKDAEGLNIDEVLVTYFAKGKSFTGDESIEISCHGGFSVAHRILSELAVAGCRPAERGEFSFRAFYNGKIDLVQAEGVLSIIQSQTEKSRAIAIEQIRGKLSDKLASIEEGLIFILAQLEASIDFSTEDIQPYTLDEMTGTMEAQRDAIKDLVESYKSGKILKDGVRVLIAGPTNAGKSSLYNHLIGEHKAIVTDIAGTTRDILETSIILDGIQIRLIDSAGLRETTDVVEKMGIDRSLQAIKDADFILYMLDSQNLENDYSSILSSLNKTFFVVNKMDLAGDSVDTQKGIQEKLLGRVDYPAGQPIHWISVKNNQGIQELIAAIQKTCSNNLSQSDHLITQFRHFDHLSKALEFMNLAISQVKKQGSYDLIAQDIQMSLKEILTLLGKEFDEQILDKVFSQFCLGK
- the yidC gene encoding membrane protein insertase YidC — encoded protein: MKNPNQPFFDKNTFIAILLSFTVFFCWQFYVSKKYPPKNQPEPSVVQASETPAANESTQTAGETQVKLEPSLVAPVKDPRNQKLAAFKTSEVSMTVTNRGMGLTELALNDLKDRSGNPIKYTTQEFLPIAETRINGAPVLFEVTQKAENEFVGEADVDNVHVTKTLVFDTKKYVANITTQLTSKDRRLLSVSHRLSDSVREVSTSWILPSYEHQEFFALNHDGKQRQMLNPKEATPVSYDNATVAALSSHYFSLAFVNRSDLIPKMAAQVNTQDQTAVLEYTYQTVEPVDQLVTKTMFFFGPKDLELLKSIDPEMTDIIDFGFFGFIGKPLLSTMKFIFAFIQNWGVAIILLTILIRIVLLPLNLYSYKAMKRMQKIQPLLKSIKEKYKNDPARMNQETLQIMRTEKANPLSGCLPMLMQIPIFFALYQVLGKSIELYQAPFAFWIHDLSLKDPFFVLPILVGITFFVQQKITPTTSMDPAQQKVLLFMPLIFSVFMLSVPSGLTLYMFVNSLFGVIQQFVFTRQTTA
- the yidD gene encoding membrane protein insertion efficiency factor YidD, with protein sequence MALIAFYRLAISPYLLPSCRFQPTCSKYALDAYKNFNFFIASFFVVKRICKCHPLGGQGYDPLPLKETAS
- the rnpA gene encoding ribonuclease P protein component, yielding MENSKNLSSLKRKFEFQRLKLQGKKLNASSWLLVNFAKNQVGHLRIGCTLPARIGPAVTRNRLRRWSKEFFRRQDLTLNVDISLVFREFRDAEDGYKSLKHADFDRILKKTWESVKERTS